The genomic segment GAAGGCCACCGAATACAGGAAGCGGTGCCTTCAGTTGAACGCCCTCATGAGTGACACGAGAGGAAGTGAAGACTGTCTCTACCTGAACATTTGGGTTCCTCATGGCCGATCAGGTAAATAATAAGTGCAGCTTATGCTGAGCAACTTCATTTTATGGGCCGCCTAAAGCCTAATTAATCTTGAAGACCACTTTTGACACCATCTGTCATACTTCCTATTATCTTCATTTGCTAGTGTCGACCAATCTACCAGTCATGGTCTGGATCTATGGAGGAGGCTTCCTGGCTGGAGGCTCGATGGGGGCTAACTTCCTGAATAATTATCTCTACGATGGGCAGGAGATTGCAGATAGAGGAAATGTCATAGTCGTCACTCTCGGATACCGTGTGGGAACTCTGGGCTTCCTCAGCACTGGAGATTCAAGTTTACCAGGTATCAGTTAGTGTTGATTGCGTCCGAGACGCtagagtttaaaaaaataataataaatgtacaaaaatgaTGTTTGACAGGAAACTACGGTCTGTGGGATCAGCAAGCTGCCATTGGCTGGGTCCACAGAAACATCCGTTCATTCGGAGGAGACCCAGACAACATCACCCTCTTTGGAGAGTCTGCAGGTGGCGCTAGCGTGAGCTTCCAGGtgagatgctcacttgtctttcTACATCCTCACCAAGGAGCCATCTTACATTAGTCATCTCCATTCACAGACCCTCACCCCTCACAACAAAGGTATCATCAAGAGAGCCATCTCCCAGAGCGGGGTTGCTCTTTGCCCATGGGGTATCATCAGGAACCCCCGCAAGATCGCAGAGGAGGTACACAAACATTCCTGGACACTCCTTCCTGCCATTCATTACGGTTGACAGATAACCAATTATTTCCTCGGCTCTTCTCAGATTGCGCTTAAGGTCAACTGTCCCACagatgacaaaatggccgcctgttTGAAGATGACCGATCCAGTGCTCCTCACAAAAGCAGGCGCACTCAATTTGTCCGGCTCACCAGATGGTAAACAACTTTTTCTCTTTCTGGTAGTTTAATCTCAGTGTGTTACTTGAGGAGTGGATAAACtagcaagaagaaaaaatatttcCTTCCTCTTTCAGCCCCCCTGGTAAACAACTTGGTCCTGTCTGCTGTCATCGATGGAGATTTCCTGCCCGACGAGCCTTCCAAGTTGTTCCACAATGCCGCCGAGATCGACTACATTGCTGGCGTCAACGACATGGATGGACATTTCTTCACGGCAATAGACATCCCTTCCATCAACTCCCACCTCGTAGACACGCCCATGTAAGTATTTCTCGGCGGGAGTTCAGACGTTGGAAAATCTGACATTTTGTTTTCGCCGAACGGCAGTGATGACATGAAGACGCTGCTGGCTACTTACACTCAAAACAAAGTTGGACTGGATGAAGCTTACTCCCTGTACACGTCAACATGGGCCAGCAATCCCTCCAGGGAGGACGTCAAGAGGACCATCGTGGATATCGGAACAGATTACATCTTCTTGGTTTCTACGCAGGCCGCTCTTTACCTTCACGCCGCCAATGCCACGTGAGGAATCATTATTGCGAGAATCTGCAAAGAACAAATTGAAATGCatttagaatatttttttcttgtctGATTAAAGATCCGGCAGGACCTATTCGTATCTCTTCTCCGAGCCCAACCGCATGGCCGGCATCGGTAGGCCGTATCCCAGCTGGATGGGCGCCGACCACGCCGATGACCTCCAGTACGTCTTTGGAAAACCTCTGAGCACGCCGCTGGGCTACTGGCCTCGCCATCGTGACGTCGCTCGCTACATGATTGCCTATTGGACCAACTTTGCCAAAACTGGGTAAGCTATATTCCTTTAGATTGGGAAGCTGATCAAAATGTCATTGATCTCCCATGTTGATTTGCTTGTGCTGTTTTTATCATGGCTCTAGAGATCCCAACAAAGGAGACTTGAGCGTACCCGCCATCTGGCCTAAATTTACCAATGGACACCAATATCTGGAGATCAATCATAGTATGGATAAGAACTACATCagacagaagatgaggatgcgTTACGTACATTTTTGGACGAGCGTCTTGCCCAACCTCCAAATAAACATCCCGGAATAAAGACCAACACATTTCATAATATTCATTATATTGAAATTGTATATAGAAGACATCACTGTGAACAATAAACGTTTTTACAATCTTTCACTTTGTAAGGAGCTTTGTTTGAACATAAAATGTCAATACAAACAATCAGGTAAACCTCATTGATGCTGAGAACAATTAGGAAATACAATTAAGATAAAAATATGGATCTAGAAAACATTTGAGAAACAAGTGATTATTTCTAATAAGATACCATCACGTATAATATCGATATTTTTTCCACAACCACGCGTGAAATATcttatttcttaaaaaaaatagaacaaagACTTAGCTTGGTAATTCATACGGAAGGGTCAGCGAGTTCGTCCACAAACCGCGTCAACG from the Syngnathus scovelli strain Florida chromosome 13, RoL_Ssco_1.2, whole genome shotgun sequence genome contains:
- the LOC125980205 gene encoding bile salt-activated lipase yields the protein MMEKLAVLLTVAVILETVSAVSLGVVYTEGGMVEGENIRLGFRHHMDIFKGVPFADIPGRFEKPQRHPGWDGVLKATEYRKRCLQLNALMSDTRGSEDCLYLNIWVPHGRSVSTNLPVMVWIYGGGFLAGGSMGANFLNNYLYDGQEIADRGNVIVVTLGYRVGTLGFLSTGDSSLPGNYGLWDQQAAIGWVHRNIRSFGGDPDNITLFGESAGGASVSFQTLTPHNKGIIKRAISQSGVALCPWGIIRNPRKIAEEIALKVNCPTDDKMAACLKMTDPVLLTKAGALNLSGSPDAPLVNNLVLSAVIDGDFLPDEPSKLFHNAAEIDYIAGVNDMDGHFFTAIDIPSINSHLVDTPIDDMKTLLATYTQNKVGLDEAYSLYTSTWASNPSREDVKRTIVDIGTDYIFLVSTQAALYLHAANATSGRTYSYLFSEPNRMAGIGRPYPSWMGADHADDLQYVFGKPLSTPLGYWPRHRDVARYMIAYWTNFAKTGDPNKGDLSVPAIWPKFTNGHQYLEINHSMDKNYIRQKMRMRYVHFWTSVLPNLQINIPE